CGATTTACAGACTATTTCAGAAATAATATCTGAGCACAAAATGCTTGAGCTTAGTGAAGAAAGTATTCATAATATTAGTGCTTCTAGAAGTTATCTTGATAAAAAGATAGCGGAAAGTAAAGTGCCTGTATATGGTGTTAATACAGGTTTTGGGAGTCTTTGTAATGTCGCAATAAGCGATGAAAATTTAACCCATCTTCAAGAAAATCTTGTACGATCTCATGCTTGCGGTACTGGAGGTTATGTGCCTAAGGATATCGTAAAATTAATGATCTTGCTTAAGATTCAATCTTTAAGCTATGGTCATAGTGGTGTACATATCAATACAGTATTACGATTATTAGATTTCTATAATAATGATATACTACCAGTAATATATGAGCAAGGTTCGCTAGGTGCTAGTGGTGATCTAGCGCCACTTGCGCATCTTGCCTTACCATTAATAGGCGAGGGGCATGTTTGGAACGGCGAGCATATAGAATCGTCTAGTATAGTAATGTCTAAATATGGTTTTGAACCTATAAAGCTTCACTCTAAAGAAGGACTTGCTCTATTGAACGGGACACAGTTTATGAGTGCATATGGAGTATACGCTCTTTTAAAATGCCATAAGCTTTCTTACATGGCAGATCTTATAGGAGCAATATCTATTGATGCATTTAATTGTAATCTGTCACCCTTTGATCCATTAGTACATTTTGTAAGACCACATAGAGGACAGATTAAAACAGCAGAACGCATCTTAGAATTACTAGATGGGAGCGACATTGCTGAGACGGAAAAGAATAACGTACAAGATCCGTATTCTTTTAGATGTATTCCGCAAGTGCACGGTGCATCTAAGGATGCTATTCATTTTGCAACTAAAACGTTTAAAACTGAAATCAATAGCGTTACTGATAACCCAAATATCTTTCCTGAAGATGATAAAATTATAAGTGGAGGAAACTTTCATGGTCAACCACTAGCGCTAGCCTTAGACTTTTTATGTATTGCAATGGCAGAGTTAGGGAGTATTAGTGAACGCCGCGTATTTCAACTCATAGGCGGCCTCAGAGGATTACCTCCATTTCTCGTAGACAGTCCAGGACTTAATAGTGGTATGATGATTACCCAATATTCTGCGGCGAGTATCGTGAGCCAGAATAAGCAATTATGTACGCCTGCAAGCGTAGATTCCATTGTTTCTTCAAATGGTCAAGAAGATCATGTAAGCATGGGGGCAAACGCTGCGACAAAACTATTACGTGTTGTTGATAACATAGAAACCTTATTATCTATCGAGCTCCTTAATGCTGTACAAGCATTACACTATAGAGCACCCTTAAAAACCTCTAATTTTCTAGAGGCTTTTGTAAAGAGTTATCGAGAAGTTGTTCCTTTTGCTGAAAAAGATCGCATCTTCTCTGAAGATATTTTTAAAGGGAAGGAGTTTTTAAACAGTCTTAATATTGATCCTAACGATCTTTACTAAGGATTATCTAACTAGCAGCTGAGACAACCAAGTCTTTGCGTCATTTACAGTATTGAAAGACTCAAAGGGTTGGTTAAAAAATTGCTTTTCTAATAATACATTGGATTTAATAAGCGGATTATCAAAAACAACAGCAATGGCTTTAAGACCACGATGATTTCCTGCATCCATATATACCGTAGGGTCTACTGAATATGAATTGAGTCTATATGAAATGTAACCAAAGGGCTTATCATTAAAATAGTCGTTGCAAAATGATAGTAGTAATTGGTTAGACTCTCGATCTACATGAGAGCCTTCTTTCATAATACCAATAACAAAATTGTCTTCGATTTGGATTTTTCCAAATTCAAATTCTTTAATATTTTTCAAGAGTTGTAGGGGGAATTAATTTGTGCGCAAAACTCTTTCTTTTTTAAATAAGATAAAAGTATTTACCACAAAAAAATCATTGTTTACCAGTGAGCAATTCTTCCTTATATGCTAAGGCCTCATCGAGGGTTTGGTATACCGCAAAAGGCTTTTCAAAAAATAATTTTTCAATTCTAAAAGATTCAATAAGACTCTTGTTTGGGCAAACGGCTATAAAACCTTTTAAGTTTTTAATTTTTGACGTTTCTATGTAAACAATAGGGTCAATGGAGTAGGAGTTAATTCTGTGAGTTATATAGACAAATTCTCTATCACTATAATAGATTTCGGCTACAGCAAGAAGAATATCGTTCAGATTTGGTGATACTGTAATGCCTTCGTTCATAACCGTATAAACATAGTCGTTATAGACAGTTATCTCGCCGAATGATAAACTTAAGTGGTGTTCTATTGCTTGTGTCATAGGTATATGGGGGACTTAGAGATTTAATATACTAATAATACATTACACAACAATCTATTTATCAATACATTAACTATGTGTGCATAGTACTTTAAATAAAAAATCCCCAAAAAGTCAATTAGACCTTTTGAGGAAATTTTATAAATACTTGGACTTAACTACGATTCTGTAGCTTCCGTCTTTTTTATATCAATAACTAATTCTTCTTTTTTCTCATCAAAATCCATAAAGATGCTGTCACCTTCTTTAAGTTGAGAATTTATAATTTCCTCAGCTAGTGCATCTTCAATGTATTTTTGAATAGCTCTCTTAAGCGGTCTTGCTCCATACTCTTTATCAAATCCTTTATCACTTATGTAATCTTTAGCTTTTTCGCTAAGAGATAAGTCATATCCTAAGTCTTTAATTCTAGTGAATAATTTTGCAAGTTCGATATCAATGATTTTATGAATATCCTCACGCTCTAGTGCATTAAATACCACAACATCATCTACACGATTTAAAAACTCTGGAGCAAATGCTTTTTTAAGTGCATTCTGTATAATACTTCTTGCATTATCATCTACTTGCGTTTTACGTGAAGCAGTGCCAAAACCAACACCCTGACCAAAGTCTTTGAGTTTTCTTGCACCTATATTAGATGTCATAATGATGATTGTATTTCTAAAATCAATTTTACGACCTAAAGAGTCTGTCAAGAAACCATCGTCTAGCACTTGCAATAACATGTTAAATACATCTGGATGTGCTTTTTCTATTTCATCAAGAAGTACTACAGCATAAGGCTTGCGACGCACTTTTTCTGTAAGTTGTCCACCTTCTTCATAACCTACGTATCCTGGAGGAGCTCCCACTAATCTAGATATGGAGAATTTCTCCATATACTCACTCATGTCAATACGTATGAGTGCATCTTGATTATCAAATAATTCCTTTGCAAGGACTTTTGCTAGTTGCGTTTTACCTACACCAGTTTGTCCTAAGAAAATAAATGAACCTATCGGCTTATTAGGATCTTTTAGTCCTGCTCTGTTACGTTGTATAGCCTTTGCTACTTTAGCAACTGCTTCGTCCTGACCTATTACATTTTTCTTAATGATAGCAGGTAGTTCGGCAAGTTTGTTACTTTCTGTTTGTGCAATACGATTCACAGGAATTCCTGTCATCATACTCACTACATCTGCAACATTATCTTCAGACACTTCTTCTTTATGAAGCTTTGCATCTTCTTCCCAGCGCTCTTGAGCGATAGCAAGTTCCTTTTCTAAAGTTTTCTCATCATCTCTAAGCTTGGCTGCTTCTTCATACTTCTGCTTTTTAACAACAGATGTTTTAAGTTCTCTTACTTCTTCTAGCTTCTTTTCTAGTTCTAGAATTTTCTTTGGGACATCTATGTTGGTAATATGCACACGAGATCCAGCCTCATCAAGAGCGTCAATAGCTTTGTCTGGCAGAAATCTGTCTGTCATATATCTATTAGTAAGCTTCACACAAGCTTCGATAGCCTCATCCGTATATGTTACGTTGTGGTGTTCTTCGTACTTTCCTTTAATGTTCTGTAAGATTTCAATAGTTTCTTCAACCGTTGTAGGCTCGACAATCACTTTTTGGAAACGACGCTCTAAAGCACCATCTTTTTCTATATGCTGGCGAAATTCATCTAGCGTAGTAGCTCCAACACATTGTATTTCGCCTCGAGCTAGTGCTGGTTTAAACATATTTGAAGCATCAAGAGATCCTGTTGCTCCACCTGCCCCTACAATTGTGTGAATTTCATCAATAAAAAGAATAATATCATCATTCTTTTCAAGCTCATTCATCACAGCCTTCATACGCTCTTCAAACTGTCCTCTATACTTTGTTCCAGCTACAAGGCTAGCAAGATCAAGAGTAACGACACGCTTGTCAAAAAGTATACGTGATACTTTTCGCTGCACAATGCGTAGAGCAAGACCTTCGGCAATGGCAGATTTACCTACTCCAGGCTCTCCTATTAAAAGAGGGTTGTTCTTTTTACGTCTGCTCAAAATCTGAGAGACACGTTCTATTTCTTTCTCGCGTCCTACTACTGGATCAAGTTTACCCTCGTCTGCCATTGCAGTAAGGTCTCTACCAAAATTATCTAGAACAGGAGTTTTACTTTTCTTTCCTCCTTTAGGCGTAGTAGGGCTGTTAAAAGGATTTTCTTTTGATCCTTCATCACTATTATCGGCATCATCACTAAAAGATTCTGACTTAATAGGCTCTATATATTCATCGCTTTCGTTTGCCATCATTAATTTAAATTGGTCTTTTACACTGTCGTAATCTACTTTGAGTCGATTGAGCAGTTTTGTGGTAGGATCATTTTCATTACGTAGTACACATAATAATAAATGAGCCGTATTTATTGATGAACTTTGAAAAAGCTTTGCTTCTAAGAATGTGGTCTTAAGTGCACGCTCTGCCTGGCGAGTAAGGTGTAAGTTTTTCTTATCGTTACTCTGTAAGTTCAAGTTGGGGTTTGCCGGGCTTAGTATTTCAACTTTACGTCTTAAGTGCTCTAAGTCTATGTTTAAAGCTCCTAAAATATCGATTGCTTTACCGCTTCCGTCTCTTAATAAGCCAAGTAGTAAGTGTTCCGTACCTATAAAGTCATGACCTAATCTCAAGGCCTCTTCCTTACTATAAGCAATCACATCTTTTACTCTTGGTGAAAAATTATCGTCCATATCTATCTTCTCTTTCTAAGGTAAATTTAAGCAAACTGGTTCAAAAATCATTCCGCTTAAAGTCATTAGTCCAAATTACCAAAAATACCTGACAATTTGCCTTCAAGGGCTTTGGGTAGTTATTAAGAGACTTTGTTAAAATTTGTTGATAAATAGTACGCTTTCGCGAAAGCGTGAACCCATAAAAAACCTCCAAAATGCTTACATTGCTAGCTAGTAAAATTTTGACATAAAATCTAATCAATTTATATATGGCTGCAGGAGAAAAGCTGATCTCGATTAATATTGAAGATGAAATGAAATCTGCTTACATCGATTACTCGATGTCGGTTATCGTGTCACGTGCATTACCCGATGTACGCGATGGTCTTAAACCAGTACACCGTCGTGTTCTTTTTGGGATGCACGAGTTAGGAATACGAGCAAGCGGTGCTCATAAAAAGAGTGCAAGAATAGTAGGAGAGGTACTAGGTAAGTATCACCCACACGGAGATACCTCTGTATATGACGCTATGGTGCGTATGGCTCAAGAATGGAGTTTACGTTACATGCTCGTAGATGGTCAAGGTAACTTTGGGTCTGTAGATGGAGATAGCCCAGCAGCAATGCGTTATACGGAGGCTAGAATGCAAAAAATATCTGAGGATATGCTTGCAGATATTGATAAAGACACTGTAGATCACCAACTTAACTTTGATGATACTCTAAAGGAGCCTACTGTGCTTCCTACTAGAGTGCCAGGCTTACTTATTAATGGTGCTTCTGGTATTGCAGTAGGTATGGCTACAAATATGCCTCCACACAACCTGTCTGAGGTTGTAGACGGTATACATGCTTACATAGATAATAATGACGTTACTGTAGATGAATTAATGGAGCATGTAAAAGCTCCAGATTTTCCTACTGGTGGTACCATTTATGGGTATGATGGAGTAAGAGAAGCTTTTAAAACTGGTCGTGGTCGTGTTGTAATGCGTGCAAAGGCAGAGTTTGAAGAAGTTAAAGGTCGTGAGTGTATCATCGTAACAGAGATACCGTATCAAGTCAATAA
The genomic region above belongs to Dokdonia sp. Dokd-P16 and contains:
- the hutH gene encoding histidine ammonia-lyase, with translation MSTIHYISNDILDLQTISEIISEHKMLELSEESIHNISASRSYLDKKIAESKVPVYGVNTGFGSLCNVAISDENLTHLQENLVRSHACGTGGYVPKDIVKLMILLKIQSLSYGHSGVHINTVLRLLDFYNNDILPVIYEQGSLGASGDLAPLAHLALPLIGEGHVWNGEHIESSSIVMSKYGFEPIKLHSKEGLALLNGTQFMSAYGVYALLKCHKLSYMADLIGAISIDAFNCNLSPFDPLVHFVRPHRGQIKTAERILELLDGSDIAETEKNNVQDPYSFRCIPQVHGASKDAIHFATKTFKTEINSVTDNPNIFPEDDKIISGGNFHGQPLALALDFLCIAMAELGSISERRVFQLIGGLRGLPPFLVDSPGLNSGMMITQYSAASIVSQNKQLCTPASVDSIVSSNGQEDHVSMGANAATKLLRVVDNIETLLSIELLNAVQALHYRAPLKTSNFLEAFVKSYREVVPFAEKDRIFSEDIFKGKEFLNSLNIDPNDLY
- a CDS encoding STAS/SEC14 domain-containing protein — translated: MKNIKEFEFGKIQIEDNFVIGIMKEGSHVDRESNQLLLSFCNDYFNDKPFGYISYRLNSYSVDPTVYMDAGNHRGLKAIAVVFDNPLIKSNVLLEKQFFNQPFESFNTVNDAKTWLSQLLVR
- a CDS encoding ATP-dependent Clp protease ATP-binding subunit; translated protein: MDDNFSPRVKDVIAYSKEEALRLGHDFIGTEHLLLGLLRDGSGKAIDILGALNIDLEHLRRKVEILSPANPNLNLQSNDKKNLHLTRQAERALKTTFLEAKLFQSSSINTAHLLLCVLRNENDPTTKLLNRLKVDYDSVKDQFKLMMANESDEYIEPIKSESFSDDADNSDEGSKENPFNSPTTPKGGKKSKTPVLDNFGRDLTAMADEGKLDPVVGREKEIERVSQILSRRKKNNPLLIGEPGVGKSAIAEGLALRIVQRKVSRILFDKRVVTLDLASLVAGTKYRGQFEERMKAVMNELEKNDDIILFIDEIHTIVGAGGATGSLDASNMFKPALARGEIQCVGATTLDEFRQHIEKDGALERRFQKVIVEPTTVEETIEILQNIKGKYEEHHNVTYTDEAIEACVKLTNRYMTDRFLPDKAIDALDEAGSRVHITNIDVPKKILELEKKLEEVRELKTSVVKKQKYEEAAKLRDDEKTLEKELAIAQERWEEDAKLHKEEVSEDNVADVVSMMTGIPVNRIAQTESNKLAELPAIIKKNVIGQDEAVAKVAKAIQRNRAGLKDPNKPIGSFIFLGQTGVGKTQLAKVLAKELFDNQDALIRIDMSEYMEKFSISRLVGAPPGYVGYEEGGQLTEKVRRKPYAVVLLDEIEKAHPDVFNMLLQVLDDGFLTDSLGRKIDFRNTIIIMTSNIGARKLKDFGQGVGFGTASRKTQVDDNARSIIQNALKKAFAPEFLNRVDDVVVFNALEREDIHKIIDIELAKLFTRIKDLGYDLSLSEKAKDYISDKGFDKEYGARPLKRAIQKYIEDALAEEIINSQLKEGDSIFMDFDEKKEELVIDIKKTEATES